A window of the Brassica napus cultivar Da-Ae chromosome C5, Da-Ae, whole genome shotgun sequence genome harbors these coding sequences:
- the LOC106437477 gene encoding plastidal glycolate/glycerate translocator 1, chloroplastic: MATPLVTPLFSPLALSSSRNRHSCPKTLFQSKNGKTSDSSATQKLNQTRLRKTDGQRTRFLQMGSREMSFGRKLSTQAMDGAGTENTSATISRKVFATTHLLVSLGIILAADQFLKQAFVAASIKFPSALFGMFCIFSVLMILDSVVPAAATGMMNFFEPAFLFIQRWLPLFYVPSLVVLPLSFRDIPAASGVKICYIVAGGWLASLCVAGFTAIAVRKMVKTEMTEAEPMSKPSPFSTLELWSWSGIFVVSFVGALFYPTSLGTSARTCLPFLLSSTVLGYIVGSGLPSSIKKVFHPIICCALSSVLAALAFGYASGSGLDPVLGNYLTKVASDPGAGDILMGFLGSVILSFAFSMFKQRKLVKRHAAEIFTSVIVSTLFSLYSTALVGRLVGLEPSLTVSILPRCITVALALSIVSLFEGTNSSLTAAVVVVTGLIGANFVQVVLDKLRLRDPIARGIATASSAHGLGTAALSAKEPEALPFCAIAYALTGIFGSLLCSVPAVRQSLLAVVG, encoded by the exons ATGGCTACTCCTTTAGTCACCCCTCTCTTCTCTCCGTTAGCTCTTTCTTCATCAAGAAACCGCCATTCATGTCCCAAGACCCTATTCCAATCGAAAAATGGGAAGACTTCCGATTCTAGTGCAACCCAGAAGTTAAATCAAACAAGATTACGTAAAACCGATGGACAGAGAACGAGGTTTCTGCAAATGGGTTCTCGAGAGATGAGCTTCGGTAGAAAACTCTCAACTCAAGCCATGGATGGTGCAGGAACAGAAAACACGTCAGCAACGATCTCTCGTAAGGTGTTTGCGACAACGCACTTGTTGGTGTCGCTTGGGATCATACTTGCGGCAGACCAGTTCTTGAAACAGGCTTTTGTAGCAGCGTCCATCAAGTTCCCTAGCGCTCTGTTCGGGATGTTCTGTATTTTCTCCGTTCTTATGATATTAGATTCCGTTGTTCCCGCTGCTGCGACCGGTATGATGAACTTCTTCGAGCCTGCGTTTCTGTTCATCCAGAGATGGCTTCCTTTGTTCTACGTCCCTTCTCTTGTGGTTCTCCCTCTCTCCTTCAGAGATATTCCGGCGGCTTCAGGCGTCAAAATCTGCTACATTGTAG CTGGTGGATGGTTGGCGTCTCTTTGTGTAGCAGGTTTCACAGCTATAGCAGTGAGAAAAATGGTGAAAACCGAGATGACTGAAGCTGAGCCTATGTCAAAACCTTCACCATTTTCAACACTTGAGCTATGGAGTTGGAGTGGAATCTTTGTTGTGTCGTTTGTTGGTGCTCTGTTTTACCCTACATCACTTGGGACAAGTGCAAGAACTTGTCTCCCTTTCCTTCTTTCTTCAACTGTTCTAGGTTACATTGTGGGATCAGG gttgcCATCTTCTATCAAGAAAGTTTTCCATCCGATAATCTGCTGCGCGCTATCTTCGGTACTCGCTGCTCTAGCTTTTGGATATGCTTCAGGGTCTGGACTTGATCCTGTTTTAG GAAACTACCTAACCAAAGTAGCATCAGATCCTGGTGCTGGTGACATATTAATGGGTTTTCTTGGCTCTGTCATTCTCTCTTTCGCTTTCTCCATGTTTAAACAAAGAAAG CTCGTGAAGAGGCACGCAGCTGAGATCTTCACATCTGTGATAGTTTCAACACTATTCTCGCTCTATTCCACTGCTCTTGTTGGACGTTTAGTCGGTTTAGAACCATCTTTAACGGTTTCAATCCTACCTCGCTGCATCACGGTTGCATTGGCCCTTAGCATTGTATCACTCTTTGAAG GAACCAATTCGTCTCTTACAGCAGCTGTAGTCGTTGTGACTGGTCTGATTGGAGCTAACTTTGTACAAGTTGTTCTTGACAAACTGCGTTTGCGCGACCCAATTGCTCGGGGGATAGCCACTGCTTCAAG TGCTCATGGACTTGGAACAGCAGCTTTGTCGGCTAAGGAGCCAGAGGCTCTTCCCTTCTGTGCGATTGCTTATGCGCTCACCGGAATCTTCGGATCCTTATTGTGTTCTGTCCCTGCGGTCAGGCAAAGTTTGCTGGCTGTCGTAGGCTGA
- the LOC111203922 gene encoding pinoresinol reductase 1-like: MGEIKSGEKTRVLVVGATGYLGKRIVRAFLAEGHVTYILQRPEISLDIEKVQLLLSFKKLGARLVEASFSDHQSLVSAVKLVDVVVSTISGVHFRSHNILVQLKLVEAIKEAGNVKRFLPSEFGMDPSRMGHALPPGRETFEQKMEVRQATEAAGIPYTYVVGACFAAYFTGNLSQMETLLPPKNEVNIYGDGNVKVVFADEDDIANYTSKTLNDPRTLNKTVYVRPPNNVLTHIELVQIWENLTGNELEKTNITAKDFLSNIEHMEIPQQAGIGHFYHIFYEGCLTDHEVGEDEEASSLYPDVKYKRMDDYLRMFLRQYFGYISTSMIMYAYHKFEIFIHVHVF; encoded by the exons ATGGGAGAGATCAAAAGCGGCGAGAAAACGCGAGTTTTGGTGGTGGGAGCGACGGGTTACTTAGGGAAGAGAATCGTAAGGGCGTTTTTGGCTGAAGGTCACGTGACCTACATTTTGCAGCGGCCAGAGATTAGTCTCGACATCGAGAAAGTCCAACTCCTTCTCTCCTTCAAGAAACTCGGCGCTCGTCTCGTCGAAGCTTCTTTCTCCGACCACCAAAGCCTCGTATCAGCCGTGAAACTCGTAGACGTCGTTGTCTCCACCATTTCTGGGGTTCACTTCCGTAGCCATAACATCCTTGTCCAGCTCAAGCTTGTTGAAGCCATCAAAGAAGCTGGTAATGTCAAG CGCTTTTTACCATCTGAATTTGGTATGGATCCATCACGCATGGGACATGCGTTACCGCCGGGAAGAGAAACGTTCGAGCAAAAAATGGAAGTTCGTCAGGCTACTGAAGCTGCCGGAATACCTTACACTTACGTTGTTGGCGCTTGCTTCGCCGCATATTTTACTGGAAACCTATCTCAGATGGAAACGTTACTCCCTCCAAAAAATGAAGTTAATATATACGGAGATGGTAATGTAAAAG TGGTGTTTGCGGATGAAGATGATATTGCGAACTACACTTCCAAAACTCTAAACGACCCACGAACTTTGAACAAAACCGTGTATGTCAGGCCTCCGAATAACGTTCTCACGCATATTGAATTGGTTCAGATTTGGGAAAACCTAACCGGAAATGAATTGGAGAAAACCAATATTACTGCAAAAGACTTCCTTTCCAACATTGAAC acaTGGAGATTCCACAGCAAGCGGGGATAGGACatttttatcacattttctatGAAGGATGTCTCACTGATCATGAAGtgggagaagatgaagaagcatCAAGTCTCTATCCGGATGTGAAATACAAGCGCATGGATGATTACTTAAGAATGTTCCTCCGACAATATTTTGGTTATATCAGCACATCTATGATAATGTATGCATATCATaagtttgaaatatttattcacGTTCATGTTTTTTGA